One window from the genome of Hydra vulgaris chromosome 02, alternate assembly HydraT2T_AEP encodes:
- the LOC136076746 gene encoding NACHT, LRR and PYD domains-containing protein 13-like, with translation MDNFVDLCIVDAVNTQMDIVFNFERKIFLEKQMNYTPIPYNEIFMKEKSVILISGVAGIGKTWLLRKCLLDWSNNLIWKNVKLVFYLECRRLNQYPNISNLNELLNVFYKDIINDFKVSNHPALFIIDGLDEFKFLNELINCSSSCKYPIVNALIEIQNYKYVVAGRVYAIDQYQSISIEHSDKLNIQIMGFNQIGIHKYIENKVREEKKDVVKETLNSSPIAKAMASVPFYLCSMCKIISNSKEINKNSFLTMTNLNASIFLYFFQNHIIKTKKLMNKIIEDDSNKKYILNICKIAYELFVENKVIFSEEEIQTFIIDFDNNESNLFGFIEKIETDEGCYYQFAHLTIMEFCASVYAYNCLSIEEIIANKKLESCLSMICGLSNKSQNSLLKLLVNFNPSKNGSEELLYSILAQFKLKITFSSPKLGL, from the exons ATGGATAATTTTGTTGATCTATGTATTGTTGATGCAGTTAATACTCAAAtggatattgtttttaattttgaacgaaaaatttttcttgaaaagCAAATGAACTATACACCTATTccatataatgaaatttttatgaaagaaaagTCTGTAATATTAATATCTGGAGTAGCTGGTATTGGAAAAACATGGTTGCTTCGAAAATGTTTGCTTGATTggtcaaataatttaatttggaaaaatgttaaacttgtgTTTTATTTGGAATGCAGAAGGCTTAATCAATATCCAAATATTTCTAATCTTAATGAATTACTAAATGTTTTCtacaaagatattataaatgatTTCAAAGTTAGTAATCATCCTGCACTGTTTATAATTGATGgattagatgagtttaaatttttaaatgagttaatAAATTGCAGTTCAAGTTGTAAGTATCCAATCGTTAATGCTTTAATAGAAATTCAAAACTACAAATATGTAGTTGCTGGTAGAGTTTATGCAATTGATCAATACCAAAGTATATCTATAGAGCATAGTGATAAGTTAAACATTCAAATAATGGGGTTTAACCAAATAGGaatacacaaatatatagaaaataaagttagagaagaaaaaaaagatgttgtGAAAGAAACTTTAAACAGCTCTCCAATTGCAAAAGCCATGGCATCTGttccattttatttatgttccatgtgtaaaattattagtaattcaaaagaaataaataaaaattctttcttaACAATGACAAATTTAAatgcaagtatttttttatacttttttcaaaatcacatcataaaaacgaaaaaattgaTGAATAAGATAATTGAAGACGATTccaataagaaatatattttaaatatttgtaaaattgcatatgaattgtttgttgaaaataaagtaattttttcagaagaagaaattcaaacttttatcaTTGATTTTGATAACAATGAAAGTaatctttttggatttatagAAAAGATTGAAACAGATGAGGGATGTTATTATCAATTTGCACACTTAACAATAATGGAGTTTTGTGCATctgtatatgcatataattgtttaagtatTGAAGAGATTATAGCCAATAAAAAGCTGGAGAGTTGCTTATCGATGATTTGTGGATTAAGTAATAAAAgccaaaatagtttattaaagttacttgTTAACTTTAATCCTTCAAAAAATGGTTCTGAAGAACTTTTGTATTCTATTTTAG CacagtttaaattaaaaatcacatTTTCAAGCCCTAAACTTGGTTTATag